One genomic region from Salvia hispanica cultivar TCC Black 2014 chromosome 2, UniMelb_Shisp_WGS_1.0, whole genome shotgun sequence encodes:
- the LOC125207206 gene encoding GDSL esterase/lipase At1g71691-like, whose translation MGDSLFKFCSLLVLFAGLCYGQGDEDANGARGRGAMLPAMFVFGDSLIDNGNNNDLPSLAKANYLPYGIDFRGGPTGRFSNGYTMVDTIAELLGLPLIPPYSEASGDQLRFGVNYASAASGILDDTGRNFVTRIPFNQQIKNFENTLDQLTDRLGALELAQELSRCIFFVGMGSNDYLNNYLMPNYDTKNHYNAQQYADLLTQQYSQQLTRLYNLGARKFVIAGLGLMGCIPSILAQSRNGVCSEEVNQLVAPFNTNTKVMINNLIRNLPGIRFSYIDIHNMFQDLLANARSYGFSVVNRGCCGIGRNRGQITCLPMQTPCPNRNRYIFWDAFHPTEAVNVLFGRKAFNGGNDVAYPYNIEQLARL comes from the exons GGATGCAAACGGAGCAAGAGGCAGAGGAGCTATGCTGCCTGCCATGTTTGTTTTTGGTGATTCTTTAATCGATAATGGTAACAACAACGATTTGCCTTCTCTTGCTAAGGCCAATTACTTACCTTATGGTATCGATTTTCGTGGCGGGCCCACCGGTAGATTCTCCAACGGGTACACTATGGTCGACACCATCG CTGAGTTGCTTGGACTTCCGTTGATTCCTCCTTACTCTGAGGCTTCCGGCGATCAACTGAGATTTGGAGTTAATTATGCGTCCGCTGCTTCTGGAATTCTAGACGACACAGGCAGAAATTtt GTGACTCGAATCCCATTCAATCAACAGATCAAAAACTTCGAGAACACTCTGGACCAGCTCACGGACCGTCTCGGAGCCCTCGAACTGGCCCAGGAACTGTCGAGGTGCATTTTCTTCGTCGGAATGGGCAGCAACGACTACCTCAACAACTATCTCATGCCAAACTACGACACCAAAAATCACTACAATGCCCAACAATATGCAGATCTCCTAACCCAACAATACTCACAACAACTCACT AGACTGTACAATCTCGGAGCTAGGAAGTTTGTGATTGCCGGATTAGGGCTAATGGGCTGCATTCCGAGCATCCTAGCTCAGAGCAGGAATGGGGTGTGCTCCGAGGAGGTGAACCAGCTAGTTGCCCCGTTCAACACGAACACGAAGGTGATGATAAACAACCTCATCCGCAATCTTCCCGGAATCCGGTTCTCCTACATTGACATCCACAACATGTTCCAAGATCTCCTGGCAAATGCTAGATCATATG GTTTCAGCGTGGTGAACCGTGGGTGCTGTGGAATTGGGAGGAACAGAGGCCAGATAACTTGTTTGCCGATGCAGACGCCGTGCCCTAATAGGAACCGATACATTTTCTGGGACGCTTTTCATCCGACAGAGGCCGTGAACGTCTTGTTTGGGAGGAAGGCCTTCAATGGGGGCAATGATGTGGCTTATCCGTATAATATAGAGCAACTTGCTCGCCTATGA
- the LOC125207208 gene encoding uncharacterized protein LOC125207208: MAQKKKELLSSAPWRMGPQEDDKFKDAKLKVTSQPGATPKMHVPGKKTFGSKNDTAGEDSLTEIDPELRYSFQRNFQFLQNVFSIDTIVKPLPPTMAYNVSRNLSFFTRIFTQFFDPDGIADAQKSLGLGQEEKARKVR, translated from the exons ATGGCGCAAAAGAAGAAAGAGCTGCTGTCATCAGCGCCATGGAGGATGGGCCCACAAGAAGACGACAAATTCAAGGACGCTAAGTTGAAGGTGACGTCACAGCCCGGTGCAACACCCAAAATGCACGTCCCCGGCAAGAAGACTTTCGGTTCCAAAAACGACACCGCTGGGGAGGATTCTCTCACTGAAATCGACCCTGAACTTCGCTACAGCTTCCAGCGCAATTTCCAG TTCCTTCAAAACGTCTTCAGCATTGATACGATTGTCAAGCCCCTTCCTCCAACAATGGCGTACAATGTCTCGCGCAATTTGTCCTTCTTCACAAGGATCTTCACACAGTTCTTCG ATCCCGATGGTATAGCAGATGCGCAGAAATCGCTTGGATTAGGTCAGGAGGAGAAAGCTCGTAAGGTTCGTTAA
- the LOC125207207 gene encoding glucuronoxylan 4-O-methyltransferase 1-like — MRGKPYYPYNLKTILICFFFLLFLFLILRSTFPYSQPTPSTPATLHPSNSSINCPSLSNSAPSCTKIPPSLAHALVHYATLNFTPQQTLKEISISLKILEKKSPCNFLVFGLGHDSLMWTSLNYGGRTVFLEEDKEWIAQIKAQIPSLEAYHVTYDTKVSQADELLEVASREECRVVSDPRFSKCQLALSGFPSEVYDVEWDLIMVDAPTGYFDGAPGRMSAIYTAGLMARNRESGESDVFVHDVDRVVEDRFSKELLCEGYLVEQEGRIRHFNIPSHRTSSGRPFCP; from the coding sequence ATGAGAGGTAAACCATACTACCCTTACAATCTCAAGACAATCTTGatatgtttcttcttcctcctcttcctcttcttgaTCCTCCGATCAACATTCCCCTACTCCCAACCCACCCCCTCGACTCCGGCCACCCTCCACCCATCGAACTCATCGATCAACTGCCCTTCCCTCTCCAACTCCGCACCATCATGCACCAAAATCCCACCTTCCCTAGCCCACGCACTAGTCCACTATGCAACCCTCAACTTCACCCCACAACAAACACTAAAAGAAATCTCCATTTCCCTCAAAATCCTCGAAAAAAAATCCCCATGCAACTTCCTAGTCTTCGGATTGGGCCACGACAGCTTGATGTGGACATCCCTCAACTACGGCGGCCGGACCGTCTTCCTAGAAGAGGACAAGGAGTGGATCGCCCAAATCAAGGCGCAGATCCCATCCCTCGAGGCATACCACGTGACCTATGACACAAAAGTGTCCCAGGCCGACGAGCTTCTGGAGGTGGCCTCCAGAGAAGAATGTAGGGTCGTGAGTGACCCTAGATTCTCCAAGTGCCAGCTAGCGCTGTCTGGATTTCCTAGTGAGGTTTACGACGTGGAGTGGGACCTGATCATGGTGGACGCCCCGACCGGGTACTTTGATGGGGCGCCCGGGCGGATGAGCGCAATCTACACGGCCGGGTTGATGGCAAGGAAtagagagagtggggagagtGATGTGTTTGTGCATGATGTGGATAGGGTTGTGGAAGATAGGTTTTCAAAGGAATTGTTATGTGAGGGATACTTGGTTGAGCAAGAAGGGAGGATTAGGCATTTCAATATCCCTAGTCATAGGACTAGTTCGGGTAGACCTTTTTGTCCATAG
- the LOC125207158 gene encoding dynamin-2A-like isoform X2, translating into MEAIEELAQLSESMRQASAMLADEDVDETASSSSSSKRSSTFLNVVALGNTGAGKSAVLNSLIGHPALPTGEGGATRAPICVDLTRDSSLSTKSIMLQIDSKSQAVSASALRHSLQDRFSKASGKSRDEIYLKLRTSTAPPLKLIDLPGADKGNVDDSLSMYAERSDAILLVVIPAAQAPEVASAKAIRIAKELDGECTRTVGVISKVDQSSSDPKILAAVQALLLNQGPRSTSDIPWVALIGQSVAIASAQSGSVGADNSLENAWRAESESLKSILTGAPQSKLGRLALVETLAQQIRNRMKIRLPNLLSGLQGKSQVVQDELFRLGEQMVHSSEGTRALALELCREFEDKFLQHITTGEGSGWKVVYSFEGNFPNRIKQLPLDRHFDINNVKRIVLEADGYQPYLISPEKGLRSLIKGVLELAKESSRLCVDEVHRVLVDIVSASANATPGLGRYPPFKREVIAIATTALEGFKNEAKNMVVALVDMERAYVPPQHFIRLVQRRMDRQRREEELKGRSSKKGSEAEQSILNRATSPQTGGNSKSMKDGKSSQQEKGKDKDIQEGSGLKIAGPDGEITAGFLLKRSTKTNGWSRRWFVLNGKTGKLGYTKQQEERHFRGVITLEECNLEEVAEDEETPPPKSSKDKKANGPDSGKAPSLVFKITSRVPYKTVLKAHSAVVLKAESATDKTEWINKLRNIISSKGGQVKGESGPPLRQSLSDGSLDTMTRRPADPEEELRWMAQEVRGYVEAVLNSLAANVPKAVVLCQVEKAKEDMLFKLYSSISAQSMARIEELLQEDQNVKRRRERIQKQSSILSKLTRQLSIHDNRAAAASTYSNGESPTTAGPSSGDDWRSAFDAAANGSNPSYGDSRSNGHSRRNSDPSQNGDINPGGRRTPNRLPPAPPSFGSGYRF; encoded by the exons ATGGAGGCTATCGAGGAACTAGCGCAGCTCTCGGAATCGATGCGGCAGGCGTCGGCGATGCTCGCCGATGAAGATGTGGACGAGACGGcgtcttcatcttcttcatccaaGCGCTCGTCCACCTTCCTCAATGTCGTTGCTCTTGGAAACACT GGTGCAGGTAAGTCAGCAGTACTGAATAGTCTAATCGGTCATCCGGCATTG CCAACTGGCGAAGGTGGTGCAACCCGTGCTCCAATATGTGTTGACTTAACAAGGGATAGTTCACTAAGCACCAAATCTATTATGTTGCAGATTGATAGTAAATCTCAAGCAGTTTCTGCAA GTGCACTTCGGCATTCGTTACAAGACAGGTTTAGTAAAGCATCTGGCAAGAGCCGTgatgaaatatatttgaagCTCCGTACAAGTACAG CTCCACCATTGAAATTGATTGATTTGCCCGGAGCTGATAAGGGAAATGTTGATGATTCATTG AGTATGTATGCTGAACGTAGTGATGCAATATTGCTGGTTGTCATACCTGCTGCCCAGGCTCCAGAAGTTGCATCAGCCAAAGCTATTAGAATTGCAAAGGAACTAGATGGAGAAT gtaCAAGAACTGTTGGAGTGATCAGCAAAGTAGATCAATCATCGTCAGATCCAAAGATTCTTGCTGCTGTGCAGGCTCTTTTGCTAAATCAAGGGCCGAGAAGTACATCTGACATCCCCTGGGTTGCTTTAATTGGTCAGTCAGTTGCTATAGCATCTGCTCAGTCAGGGAGCGTTGGAGCTGATAATTCTTTAGAAAATGCATGGCGAGCTGAGAGTGAAAGCTTGAAATCTATACTGACTGGAGCACCTCAAAGTAAGCTTGGGAGGTTAGCATTGGTGGAGACCCTCGCTCAACAGATCCGAAATCGAATGAAGATAAGGCTGCCAAATCTTCTTTCAGG TCTCCAGGGAAAGTCCCAAGTAGTGCAGGATGAACTTTTCAGGCTTGGTGAACAGATGGTTCATAGTTCCGAGGGTACAAGAGCTTTAGCTCTGGAACTTTGCCGTGAATTTGAGGACAAGTTCCTCCAGCATATCACAACCGGAGAG GGTTCTGGCTGGAAAGTGGTTTATAGTTTTGAAGGCAATTTCCCCAACAGGATCAAGCAACTACCTCTGGATAGACATTTCGACATCAATAATGTTAAAAGA ATTGTGCTCGAAGCAGATGGATATCAACCATATCTTATCTCTCCTGAGAAAGGGCTGAGGTCATTAATTAAAGGTGTTTTAGAGCTAGCCAAAGAATCTTCACGCCTTTGTGTTGATGAG GTACACCGAGTTCTTGTTGATATTGTCTCTGCTTCTGCAAATGCCACACCAGGTCTTGGAAGATATCCTCCTTTTAAGCGTGAG GTTATAGCAATTGCCACAACTGCGTTGGAAGGATTCAAGAATGAAGCCAAAAACATGGTAGTTGCACTTGTTGACATGGAACGTGCATATGTTCCACCTCAACATTTCATACGTCTAGTGCAGAGGCG GATGGATAGACAACGACGGGAAGAGGAGTTGAAAGGCCGGTCTTCCAAAAAGGGTTCTGAGGCAGAGCAATCTATATTGAATCGG GCTACTAGCCCACAAACTGGAGGCAACTCAAAATCAATGAAGGATGGCAAATCTAGTCAGCAAGAAAAAGGTAAAGATAAAGATATCCAAGAAGGATCTGGGCTGAAGATTGCAGGACCAGATGGAGAAATAACAGCAG GATTTTTGTTAAAGAGGAGTACTAAAACTAATGGCTGGAGCCGCAGATGGTTCGTcttaaatggaaaaacaggAAAA CTTGGGTACACGAAGCAGCAGGAAGAGAGGCATTTTCGTGGTGTCATTACACTGGAG GAATGTAATCTGGAAGAAGTTGCAGAAGATGAGGAAACTCCTCCTCCAAAGAGCtctaaagataaaaaagcAAATGGTCCAGATTCGGGAAAAGCACCCAGTCTAGTATTCAAGATAACAAGTAGAGTTCCATATAAGACTGTCCTGAAAG CCCATAGTGCCGTTGTTTTGAAGGCTGAAAGTGCTACTGACAAGACAGAATGGATAAATAAACTAAGAAATATCATCAGTTCAAAAGGAGGTCAAGTGAAGGGTGAATCTGGCCCTCCATTGCGCCAAAGTCTTTCTGATGGTTCTCTT GATACAATGACCAGAAGACCTGCCGATCCAGAAGAAGAACTTCGGTGGATGGCCCAAGAAGTGCGTGGTTACGTTGAAGCTGTTCTTAACAGTCTTGCAGCCAACGTCCCAAAG GCAGTTGTGCTTTGCCAAGTCGAAAAGGCAAAAGAAGACATGCTATTTAAGCTATACAGTTCAATAAG TGCTCAAAGCATGGCAAGAATAGAAGAGCTGCTCCAGGAGGACCAGAATGTCAAGCGGAGGAGAGAGCGTATCCAGAAACAGTCCTCTATTCTTTCCAAGCTTACTAGACAACTCAGTATTCATGATAATCGGGCAGCCGCTGCATCCACCTATTCTAATGGAG AAAGTCCAACCACTGCTGGTCCATCTTCTGGGGATGACTGGAGATCTGCGTTTGATGCTGCTGCCAACGGTTCAAACCCATCATATGGGGATTCTAGATCAAATGGCCACAGCCGCAGGAACAGTGATCCTTCTCAAAATGGTGATATAAACCCTGGTGGCCGACGCACACCCAATCGTTTGCCACCTGCTCCTCCATCATTTGGCTCTGGTTATAGATTCTAA
- the LOC125207158 gene encoding dynamin-2A-like isoform X1: protein MEAIEELAQLSESMRQASAMLADEDVDETASSSSSSKRSSTFLNVVALGNTGAGKSAVLNSLIGHPALPTGEGGATRAPICVDLTRDSSLSTKSIMLQIDSKSQAVSASALRHSLQDRFSKASGKSRDEIYLKLRTSTAPPLKLIDLPGADKGNVDDSLSMYAERSDAILLVVIPAAQAPEVASAKAIRIAKELDGECTRTVGVISKVDQSSSDPKILAAVQALLLNQGPRSTSDIPWVALIGQSVAIASAQSGSVGADNSLENAWRAESESLKSILTGAPQSKLGRLALVETLAQQIRNRMKIRLPNLLSGLQGKSQVVQDELFRLGEQMVHSSEGTRALALELCREFEDKFLQHITTGEGSGWKVVYSFEGNFPNRIKQLPLDRHFDINNVKRIVLEADGYQPYLISPEKGLRSLIKGVLELAKESSRLCVDEVHRVLVDIVSASANATPGLGRYPPFKREVIAIATTALEGFKNEAKNMVVALVDMERAYVPPQHFIRLVQRRMDRQRREEELKGRSSKKGSEAEQSILNRATSPQTGGNSKSMKDGKSSQQEKGKDKDIQEGSGLKIAGPDGEITAGFLLKRSTKTNGWSRRWFVLNGKTGKLGYTKQQEERHFRGVITLEECNLEEVAEDEETPPPKSSKDKKANGPDSGKAPSLVFKITSRVPYKTVLKAHSAVVLKAESATDKTEWINKLRNIISSKGGQVKGESGPPLRQSLSDGSLDTMTRRPADPEEELRWMAQEVRGYVEAVLNSLAANVPKAVVLCQVEKAKEDMLFKLYSSISAQSMARIEELLQEDQNVKRRRERIQKQSSILSKLTRQLSIHDNRAAAASTYSNGVESPTTAGPSSGDDWRSAFDAAANGSNPSYGDSRSNGHSRRNSDPSQNGDINPGGRRTPNRLPPAPPSFGSGYRF, encoded by the exons ATGGAGGCTATCGAGGAACTAGCGCAGCTCTCGGAATCGATGCGGCAGGCGTCGGCGATGCTCGCCGATGAAGATGTGGACGAGACGGcgtcttcatcttcttcatccaaGCGCTCGTCCACCTTCCTCAATGTCGTTGCTCTTGGAAACACT GGTGCAGGTAAGTCAGCAGTACTGAATAGTCTAATCGGTCATCCGGCATTG CCAACTGGCGAAGGTGGTGCAACCCGTGCTCCAATATGTGTTGACTTAACAAGGGATAGTTCACTAAGCACCAAATCTATTATGTTGCAGATTGATAGTAAATCTCAAGCAGTTTCTGCAA GTGCACTTCGGCATTCGTTACAAGACAGGTTTAGTAAAGCATCTGGCAAGAGCCGTgatgaaatatatttgaagCTCCGTACAAGTACAG CTCCACCATTGAAATTGATTGATTTGCCCGGAGCTGATAAGGGAAATGTTGATGATTCATTG AGTATGTATGCTGAACGTAGTGATGCAATATTGCTGGTTGTCATACCTGCTGCCCAGGCTCCAGAAGTTGCATCAGCCAAAGCTATTAGAATTGCAAAGGAACTAGATGGAGAAT gtaCAAGAACTGTTGGAGTGATCAGCAAAGTAGATCAATCATCGTCAGATCCAAAGATTCTTGCTGCTGTGCAGGCTCTTTTGCTAAATCAAGGGCCGAGAAGTACATCTGACATCCCCTGGGTTGCTTTAATTGGTCAGTCAGTTGCTATAGCATCTGCTCAGTCAGGGAGCGTTGGAGCTGATAATTCTTTAGAAAATGCATGGCGAGCTGAGAGTGAAAGCTTGAAATCTATACTGACTGGAGCACCTCAAAGTAAGCTTGGGAGGTTAGCATTGGTGGAGACCCTCGCTCAACAGATCCGAAATCGAATGAAGATAAGGCTGCCAAATCTTCTTTCAGG TCTCCAGGGAAAGTCCCAAGTAGTGCAGGATGAACTTTTCAGGCTTGGTGAACAGATGGTTCATAGTTCCGAGGGTACAAGAGCTTTAGCTCTGGAACTTTGCCGTGAATTTGAGGACAAGTTCCTCCAGCATATCACAACCGGAGAG GGTTCTGGCTGGAAAGTGGTTTATAGTTTTGAAGGCAATTTCCCCAACAGGATCAAGCAACTACCTCTGGATAGACATTTCGACATCAATAATGTTAAAAGA ATTGTGCTCGAAGCAGATGGATATCAACCATATCTTATCTCTCCTGAGAAAGGGCTGAGGTCATTAATTAAAGGTGTTTTAGAGCTAGCCAAAGAATCTTCACGCCTTTGTGTTGATGAG GTACACCGAGTTCTTGTTGATATTGTCTCTGCTTCTGCAAATGCCACACCAGGTCTTGGAAGATATCCTCCTTTTAAGCGTGAG GTTATAGCAATTGCCACAACTGCGTTGGAAGGATTCAAGAATGAAGCCAAAAACATGGTAGTTGCACTTGTTGACATGGAACGTGCATATGTTCCACCTCAACATTTCATACGTCTAGTGCAGAGGCG GATGGATAGACAACGACGGGAAGAGGAGTTGAAAGGCCGGTCTTCCAAAAAGGGTTCTGAGGCAGAGCAATCTATATTGAATCGG GCTACTAGCCCACAAACTGGAGGCAACTCAAAATCAATGAAGGATGGCAAATCTAGTCAGCAAGAAAAAGGTAAAGATAAAGATATCCAAGAAGGATCTGGGCTGAAGATTGCAGGACCAGATGGAGAAATAACAGCAG GATTTTTGTTAAAGAGGAGTACTAAAACTAATGGCTGGAGCCGCAGATGGTTCGTcttaaatggaaaaacaggAAAA CTTGGGTACACGAAGCAGCAGGAAGAGAGGCATTTTCGTGGTGTCATTACACTGGAG GAATGTAATCTGGAAGAAGTTGCAGAAGATGAGGAAACTCCTCCTCCAAAGAGCtctaaagataaaaaagcAAATGGTCCAGATTCGGGAAAAGCACCCAGTCTAGTATTCAAGATAACAAGTAGAGTTCCATATAAGACTGTCCTGAAAG CCCATAGTGCCGTTGTTTTGAAGGCTGAAAGTGCTACTGACAAGACAGAATGGATAAATAAACTAAGAAATATCATCAGTTCAAAAGGAGGTCAAGTGAAGGGTGAATCTGGCCCTCCATTGCGCCAAAGTCTTTCTGATGGTTCTCTT GATACAATGACCAGAAGACCTGCCGATCCAGAAGAAGAACTTCGGTGGATGGCCCAAGAAGTGCGTGGTTACGTTGAAGCTGTTCTTAACAGTCTTGCAGCCAACGTCCCAAAG GCAGTTGTGCTTTGCCAAGTCGAAAAGGCAAAAGAAGACATGCTATTTAAGCTATACAGTTCAATAAG TGCTCAAAGCATGGCAAGAATAGAAGAGCTGCTCCAGGAGGACCAGAATGTCAAGCGGAGGAGAGAGCGTATCCAGAAACAGTCCTCTATTCTTTCCAAGCTTACTAGACAACTCAGTATTCATGATAATCGGGCAGCCGCTGCATCCACCTATTCTAATGGAG TAGAAAGTCCAACCACTGCTGGTCCATCTTCTGGGGATGACTGGAGATCTGCGTTTGATGCTGCTGCCAACGGTTCAAACCCATCATATGGGGATTCTAGATCAAATGGCCACAGCCGCAGGAACAGTGATCCTTCTCAAAATGGTGATATAAACCCTGGTGGCCGACGCACACCCAATCGTTTGCCACCTGCTCCTCCATCATTTGGCTCTGGTTATAGATTCTAA
- the LOC125204278 gene encoding cytochrome P450 71AU50-like, with product MDSSWILFALLYAVVIAFASKLFRTKPNRKIPPGPKPWPIIGNLNLIGPIPHQSFHHLSRKYGDIMQLKFGKYPVVVASSPEMAKQFLRVHDASFASRPPLAAGKYTSYNYRDLVWAPHGPYWRQTRRIYSYEVFKNKKLELYEQVRVAERQYFYSSIRALAGKPVVLKDHLSRYSLTTTWKMLSRDEYFSEGNSVLNIDELHKMVDEWFLLSGVFNIGDWIPWLSPFDLQGYVKKMKALNKKMDKFYNYVIDDHLARRVEEKDEIAPMDFVDTLLQITKDGNKVEVELTRDCVKALIQNLIVGSMDTSATTIEWAIHEILRQPRIIEKAKAELDKVIGRERWVEEDDISQLPYLDAIVTETFRLHAVGTMLAPHYAMQDCNVAGYDILKGTTVFVNVWSIGRDPKAWDSPDEFLPERFIGKETDAFGSNFALLPFGSGRRVCPGINLGLKVVRTMLANLLHGFDLKLVNGMRPEDVSLEEEYGLSTHPKHRLSLLMEPTLPLRLY from the exons ATGGATAGTTCTTGGATTCTTTTTGCCTTACTATATGCAGTTGTAATAGCCTTTGCCTCAAAACTATTCCGAACCAAACCAAACCGGAAAATCCCACCAGGTCCAAAACCATGGCCTATAATAGGAAACTTGAACCTTATTGGTCCGATCCCACATCAATCCTTTCACCACTTATCCCGAAAATATGGCGACATTATGCAGCTCAAGTTCGGAAAATATCCAGTCGTGGTTGCATCATCACCCGAGATGGCCAAACAGTTCCTGAGGGTGCATGATGCGAGCTTCGCCTCCAGACCCCCACTTGCAGCTGGCAAATATACCAGCTACAACTACAGGGACCTAGTATGGGCCCCACATGGCCCATACTGGCGCCAGACTCGGAGGATTTACTCGTATGAGGTCTTCAAGAATAAGAAGCTCGAGCTCTATGAGCAAGTACGTGTTGCTGAGAGGCAATATTTCTATTCAAGCATACGGGCCCTGGCTGGTAAGCCTGTCGTGCTGAAAGACCACCTGTCGCGCTATAGTTTGACAACTACATGGAAGATGCTATCAAGAGATGAGTATTTTAGTGAGGGAAATTCTGTCTTAAATATAGATGAATTGCACAAGATGGTTGATGAGTGGTTTTTGCTTTCTGGAGTTTTTAACATTGGAGATTGGATTCCATGGCTGAGTCCATTTGATTTGCAAGGATATGTCAAGAAAATGAAGGCCTTGAACAAGAAAATGGATAAGTTTTACAACTATGTGATTGATGATCATTTAGCTAGAAGAGTTGAGGAGAAAGACGAAATTGCCCCTATGGATTTTGTTGATACTCTGTTGCAAATAACAAAGGATGGCAATAAGGTTGAAGTTGAGCTCACAAGGGATTGTGTCAAGGCATTGATACAG AATTTGATAGTGGGATCCATGGATACATCTGCCACAACGATCGAATGGGCTATACATGAAATTCTTAGACAACCACGTATAATTGAGAAGGCGAAAGCAGAGTTGGACAAAGTGATTGGAAGAGAGAGATGGGTGGAAGAAGATGACATCTCTCAATTACCCTATTTGGATGCCATTGTGACGGAGACATTCCGGCTTCACGCAGTGGGCACAATGTTAGCCCCCCATTACGCGATGCAAGACTGTAACGTTGCAGGCTACGACATATTAAAGGGGACTACTGTTTTTGTCAACGTGTGGAGCATAGGTAGGGACCCCAAGGCGTGGGACTCCCCAGATGAGTTCCTTCCCGAGAGATTTATAGGGAAGGAAACTGATGCGTTTGGGAGCAACTTCGCATTGCTCCCCTTTGGCTCGGGTAGGCGGGTATGCCCTGGAATTAACCTCGGACTTAAGGTCGTTCGAACAATGCTGGCTAATTTGTTGCACGGATTTGACCTAAAATTGGTCAATGGCATGAGGCCTGAAGATGTGTCTCTCGAAGAGGAGTACGGACTCAGCACACATCCTAAACATCGACTTTCCCTACTCATGGAACCTACTTTGCCATTGCGtctttattga
- the LOC125203226 gene encoding flavonoid 3'-monooxygenase-like yields the protein MESSWILFALLYGAAVAFVAKLIIHRTKPNRKFPPGPKPWPIIGNLNLIGPIPHQSFHHLSQKYGEIMQLKFGKYPVLVASSPEMARQFLRVHDASFASRPSLAAGKYTSYNYRDLVWAPHGPYWRQTRRIYFFEVLSPKKLDLYKQVRANERQNFLSNLRALAGKPVVLKDHLSRYSLSTVWKIISKDEYFSDSNGGHSVLNMDELHEMVDEWFLLSGVFNIGDWIPWLSPFDLQGYVKKMKALNKKMDKFYNYVIDDHLARRVEEKDEIAPMDFVDTLLQIAKDGNKVEVELTRDCVKALIQNLIVGSMDTSATTIEWAIHEIIRHPRIIEKAKAELDKVIGRERWVGEDDFSQLPYLDAILTETFRLHPLATLLVPHYAIQDCNVVGYNVSKGTTVFVNVWSIGRDPGAWDSPDEFLPERFLGKETDLSGSNFALLPFGSGRRICPGYNLGLKVVRTMLANLLHGFDLKLVDGMKPEDVSLEEEYGLTTHPKHRLSLLMEPTLPVHLY from the exons atgGAGAGTTCTTGGATTCTTTTTGCCTTGCTATACGGAGCTGCGGTAGCCTTCGTCGCAAAACTCATCATACACAGAACCAAACCAAATCGAAAATTCCCACCAGGTCCGAAACCATGGCCCATAATAGGCAACTTGAACCTTATTGGCCCAATCCCACATCAATCCTTTCACCACTTATCCCAAAAATACGGCGAAATTATGCAGCTCAAGTTCGGAAAATATCCTGTCCTGGTTGCATCATCCCCTGAGATGGCCAGACAGTTTCTGAGGGTGCATGATGCGAGCTTCGCGTCCAGGCCCTCTCTTGCAGCTGGCAAATATACCAGCTACAACTACAGGGACCTAGTATGGGCCCCACATGGCCCATACTGGCGCCAGACTCGGAGAATATACTTCTTCGAGGTCTTAAGCCCTAAGAAACTCGATCTCTACAAGCAAGTACGTGCCAACGAGAGGCAGAATTTCCTGTCAAACTTACGTGCCCTGGCAGGTAAGCCTGTCGTGCTTAAAGACCACTTGTCGCGCTATAGTTTGTCCACGGTGTGGAAGATAATATCAAAAGATGAGTATTTTAGTGACTCTAATGGAGGACACTCTGTTTTAAATATGGATGAATTGCATGAGATGGTTGATGAGTGGTTTTTGCTTTCTGGAGTTTTTAACATTGGAGATTGGATTCCATGGCTGAGTCCATTTGATTTGCAAGGATATGTCAAGAAAATGAAGGCCTTGAACAAGAAAATGGATAAGTTTTACAACTATGTGATAGATGATCATTTAGCTAGAAGAGTTGAGGAGAAAGACGAAATTGCCCCTATGGATTTTGTTGATACTCTGTTGCAAATAGCAAAGGATGGCAATAAGGTTGAAGTTGAGCTCACTAGGGATTGTGTCAAGGCATTGATACAG AACTTGATAGTGGGATCCATGGATACGTCTGCCACGACAATCGAATGGGCTATACACGAAATTATCAGACATCCGCGCATAATTGAGAAGGCAAAAGCAGAGCTGGACAAAGTGATCGGAAGAGAGAGATGGGTGGGAGAGGATGACTTCTCTCAATTGCCTTACTTGGATGCCATTTTGACCGAGACGTTCCGGCTCCACCCGCTGGCCACGTTGTTAGTCCCCCATTATGCGATTCAAGATTGTAACGTTGTAGGCTACAACGTATCAAAGGGGACGACGGTTTTTGTCAATGTGTGGAGCATAGGCAGGGATCCCGGGGCGTGGGATTCCCCAGATGAGTTTTTGCCAGAGAGGTTTCTAGGGAAGGAAACTGATTTGTCGGGGAGCAACTTCGCATTGCTCCCCTTTGGCTCGGGCAGGCGGATTTGCCCTGGATATAACCTCGGACTAAAGGTTGTTCGAACAATGTTGGCTAATTTGTTGCATGGATTCGACCTCAAATTGGTCGATGGCATGAAGCCTGAAGACGTGTCTCTCGAAGAGGAGTATGGACTCACCACACATCCTAAGCATCGACTTTCCCTGCTCATGGAACCTACTTTGCCAGTGCATCtttattag